In Etheostoma cragini isolate CJK2018 chromosome 9, CSU_Ecrag_1.0, whole genome shotgun sequence, the following are encoded in one genomic region:
- the nhsa gene encoding Nance-Horan syndrome protein isoform X1: protein MPFVKRVVEPQLLCRHQIPNEEPLLFEDLVSISNVALSRTLRQLSDLAKHACSIFQELENDLSSTNLRVRGLQSKINELQQTCSELDPKQEAVPVSNLDVESKLTAHYQAPWHQQRNIFHPSTRPACVVDLHRQANVSLWALHRDHQRRQSGSRERRVTISMPMDPSPHIVQRQEHRGTDVTTFESTRSSSPTECCRFSPWSRKAVPFDPDTDGVVLGHRPKFPIPNTPSTLDKQTNWSKALPLPTPEERMKNNSQVITSFVIPINVTGVGFDRDASVRCSLVHSQSVLQRRRKLRRRRTVAGVPRQVQQDLDSDDSPGSRERTVIVHASPNITPSNEELASHHCTRDSGCQTEDFLISGAPSRRRIRAQRAQGVSLSHSAGNILCLSDSSDAMFSASVGARLRSRSLPRDASRMIDNGHNESNDEDELSPFDIEDFLPGPGELILKDEEESMDEQAISEHQLGLKYKQLSERPEHNWMERTRSQLPRKADMGSCEISSSSDTFSSPVHSGSAAGVLGGQMDHKDDHQSSSGNWSGSSSTCPSQTSETILPAASPLLTGSSHCDSELSLNVATHGNEDHTSFMLDHYQGLRTQRAGSFSSTAMDILEEAGSSTPIEGEWSYPHTEPPRSQDFSPEPSREAESSLGCPSFTSMATCESSFSDKPLSEKADTVSHYSVDTEGYYTSMHFDCGIKGSQSFTYNYAAPGSDCGLSDFSGHMTLGRRCLSLRKPKAKPSPPKRSSSLRKICSEGHLADNKEPKITFAEQLPLSTKERKLQLALSGSAGRIDNSSLVRAHHGIWGVEGSTDLPDLGMFSSTDAHSFKDEGVVQSDYADLWLLNDLKSSDPYRSLSNSSTATGTTVVECIRSQESSESQTSQSGSRATTPSLPSVEGDFKLTSPEKLAGLASPSSGYSSQSETPTSSFPSAFFPGPLSPSSGKRKPKVPERKSSLSSLSLQSLSCRDGATSKRDLELPTIPPSHLDLSALHSVANKTPAYRIQNQILQHSKQKAPVSAKPVAPPNVHPMSITPSVLHSVQLRPISKEPEGSQEDKTTSKLKCPTLNLTDTLSCSKSVELKSPLLYNSLQHHPPTKGLCESVFTSSEKLANGEAACQSETSVKQDREAESSSDVPERTTSPEGETSGESVETPFCSEDSCLLSQPLHQQRAEPSEEEEPYQIKPGPPLPVQHSSPKRSNLLSNGLDKVPSTDVESRTSQGSSNSDEGSKEVENELSGASGENGSQDDRLESTAETNGCFSTDSTPSDNTASSLSDESRPEDDSVFLSPTKARTTEDLFAMIHRSKRKVLGRKDSAELNVRNRLGAASGCTPTSSTVSSPVPLVSPSPAVTPPGPHRVSGPIYRNAKRSSTSNEEFKLLLLKKGSRSESSYRMSAAEILKSPVTPKSPGDFLLESPRQPVEPASPLQQQHQSGPDPPSSPYPKAYAEGFSPKSFPTSAASRQGRSRIPPPANSSRYGMRSRLYPVPMQAISEGETENSDGSPQDDRSSQGST from the exons CGGTGTCTAACCTGGATGTGGAGAGTAAGCTGACAGCACATTACCAAGCTCCCTGGCACCAGCAGAGGAACATTTTCCACCCCTCCACACGGCCAGCATGTGTTGTAGACCTCCACAGGCAAGCCAACGTCAGCCTGTGGGCCCTACACCGAG ATCACCAGAGGAGACAGTCAGGCAGCAGGGAGCGGAGAGTAACCATCTCCATGCCCATGGACCCCTCTCCACACATCGTCCAGAGGCAAGAACACAGGGGCACAGATGTGACAACG TTTGAGTCCACCCGCTCCTCCTCCCCTACCGAATGTTGCCGCTTCTCTCCCTGGAGCAGAAAG GCTGTGCCCTTTGACCCCGACACTGACGGGGTGGTACTAGGTCACCGGCCCAAGTTTCCCATCCCTAACACCCCCTCCACCCTGGACAAGCAGACTAACTGGTCTAAAGCCCTGCCGCTGCCCACCCCAGAggaaagaatgaaaaacaattcCCAAGTCATCACCTCATTTGTCATCCCCATTAATGTGACTG GCGTTGGCTTTGACAGAGATGCTAGTGTGCGCTGCTCGCTCGTTCACTCGCAGTCTGTGcttcagaggaggaggaagctgaGGAGACGGAGGACTGTCGCCGGCGTTCCCCGACAGGTGCAGCAAGATTTAG ACTCGGATGACTCTCCTGGTTCTAGAGAGCGAACAGTGATAGTTCATGCCAGTCCCAATATTACTCCCTCCAACGAGGAGCTGGCCAGCCATCACTGCACCAGGGACTCCGGTTGCCAGACAGAAGACTTTTTGATCTCAGGAGCGCCGTCTCGGCGGAGGATCAGGGCCCAGAGAGCACAGGGTGTCTCCCTCTCCCACTCAGCAGGCAACATTTTGTGCCTGTCGGACAGCTCCGACGCCATGTTCTCCGCCTCCGTGGGCGCGCGCCTGCGCTCCCGGAGCTTGCCCAGAGACGCCAGCCGGATGATAGACAACGGGCACAATGAGAGCAACGATGAGGACGAGCTTTCCCCCTTCGACATCGAGGACTTCCTGCCTGGTCCGGGGGAGTTGATTCTGAAGGATGAAGAAGAGAGCATGGATGAGCAGGCCATTTCTGAACACCAGCTGGGCCTGAAGTACAAGCAGCTCTCCGAGAGACCGGAGCACAACTGGATGGAGAGGACCAGATCCCAACTGCCTCGGAAGGCCGACATGGGCAGCTGTGAGATCTCATCCAGTTCAGACACCTTCAGCAGCCCGGTGCATTCAGGCTCTGCTGCAGGGGTGCTGGGAGGCCAGATGGACCATAAGGACGACCACCAGTCCTCAAGTGGGAACTGGAGCGGGAGCAGCTCCACCTGCCCGTCACAGACCTCTGAAACCATCCTCCCAGCAGCATCTCCGCTGCTCACGGGCTCCTCGCACTGTGACTCAGAGCTCTCCCTAAACGTCGCTACTCACGGCAACGAAGATCACACCAGCTTCATGCTGGACCACTACCAAGGTCTGAGGACCCAGCGGGCCGGCTCCTTCTCCTCCACAGCTATGGACATATTAGAGGAAGCTGGGTCCAGCACTCCCATAGAGGGGGAGTGGAGTTACCCCCACACGGAGCCTCCGCGCTCACAGGACTTCAGCCCTGAGCCCAGCCGAGAGGCTGAGAGCAGCTTGGGCTGCCCCAGCTTCACCAGCATGGCCACCTGCGAGAGCAGCTTCTCTGACAAACCGCTGTCAGAGAAGGCCGACACCGTGTCACACTACTCCGTAGACACTGAAGGCTACTATACCTCGATGCACTTTGACTGTGGTATAAAAGGTAGCCAAAGCTTCACTTATAACTATGCAGCCCCCGGTTCTGATTGCGGCCTGTCTGACTTTAGTGGTCACATGACTCTGGGGAGACGTTGCCTCTCTTTAAGAAAACCAAAGGCGAAGCCAAGTCCGCCTAAGAGGAGTTCATCCTTAAGAAAAATATGCAGTGAGGGACACCTCGCTGACAATAAAGAACCAAAGATTACTTTCGCGGAGCAGCTTCCGCTGTCTACCAAGGAGCGGAAACTGCAGCTGGCTTTGTCTGGCTCTGCTGGTCGTATAGACAACTCTTCACTAGTCAGAGCGCACCATGGGATCTGGGGGGTTGAGGGCTCAACTGATCTACCTGACTTAGGCATGTTTAGCTCCACAGATGCACATTCATTTAAGGACGAGGGGGTTGTACAGTCAGACTATGCAGATCTGTGGCTCCTGAACGATTTAAAATCCAGCGATCCTTACCGATCTCTGTCAAACTCCAGCACAGCGACGGGTACAACTGTTGTCGAATGCATCAGGTCACAGGAAAGCTCTGAGTCTCAGACATCCCAGTCTGGCTCCAGAGCCACCACCCCCTCACTTCCATCAGTAGAGGGAGACTTCAAGCTAACATCTCCAGAGAAGCTAGCAGGCCTGGCCAGCCCATCCAGCGGTTACTCCAGTCAGTCAGAAACCCCCACCTCCTCTTTCCCCTCCGCCTTCTTTCCCGGACCGCTGTCACCATCCAGTGGCAAGAGGAAGCCCAAAGTCCCGGAGAGGAAGTCGTCTCTTTCGTCGCTGTCACTCCAGTCGCTCTCCTGCAGGGATGGAGCCACCTCAAAGAGAGACCTGGAGCTGCCAACAATCCCTCCATCCCACCTCGACTTAAGTGCCCTTCATAGTGTTGCCAACAAGACTCCAGCTTACAGGATCCAGAATCAAATCCTTCAGCATAGCAAACAAAAAGCTCCAGTTTCAGCCAAACCTGTTGCACCACCCAACGTCCATCCCATGTCCATCACACCCTCAGTGCTGCACTCAGTACAGCTACGGCCCATCAGTAAGGAACCTGAAGGAAGCCAGGAGGACAAAACCACTTCCAAACTCAAATGCCCCACATTGAACTTAACTGACACACTTTCCTGTAGCAAATCTGTGGAGCTCAAGAGTCCCCTGTTATATAACTCACTTCAACATCACCCACCCACAAAGGGGTTGTGTGAATCTGTGTTTACCTCAAGCGAAAAGCTTGCCAACGGAGAGGCAGCATGTCAGAGTGAGACGAGTGTCAAGCAGGACAGAGAGGCCGAGTCATCGTCAGACGTCCCTGAGAGGACCACAAGTCCTGAAGGAGAGACGAGTGGAGAGTCTGTAGAAACGCCTTTCTGCTCTGAAGACAGCTGCTTGTTGTCCCAGCCTTTACACCAGCAAAGAGCTGAGCCGTCTGAGGAAGAAGAACCGTATCAAATTAAACCaggtcctcctcttcctgttcaGCACAGTTCGCCCAAGAGATCCAACCTTTTATCAAACGGCCTAGATAAAGTGCCCTCTACTGACGTCGAATCAAGGACGTCGCAAGGGAGTTCAAACAGCGATGAAGGTAGCAAAGAAGTGGAAAATGAGTTATCAGGTGCTTCAGGGGAAAATGGCTCCCAGGACGACAGGCTGGAGTCCACAGCAGAGACCAACGGTTGCTTCAGTACAG ACTCTACACCCAGTGATAACACAGCGTCCTCCCTGAGTGATGAGTCCAGGCCAGAGGACGACAGTGTGTTTCTGTCCCCCACCAAGGCTCGGACCACTGAGGATCTGTTTGCTATGATACACAG GTCCAAAAGGAAAGTGTTGGGCAGGAAGGATTCCGCTGAGTTGAATGTGAGGAACCGCCTCGGTGCTGCATCAGGGTGCACCCCAACCAGCAGCACTGTGAGCTCCCCAGTCCCGCTGGTGTCACCCTCCCCCGCTGTGACGCCGCCAGGCCCGCACAGAGTCTCCGGACCCATCTATAGAAACGCAAAGAGGTCCAGCACCTCCAACGAGGAGttcaaactgctgctgctcaaAAAGGGCAGTCGCTCAGAATCCAGTTACCGCATGTCAGCGGCAGAGATCCTCAAGAGCCCCGTCACTCCTAAATCTCCCGGAGATTTCCTGTTGGAGTCCCCCAGACAGCCCGTAGAGCCCGCCTCTcccctgcagcagcagcatcagtcAGGACCAGATCCGCCCTCCAGCCCTTACCCCAAAGCATATGCAGAAGGCTTCTCCCCGAAATCCTTCCCCACATCTGCTGCTTCCCGGCAGGGCCGCTCCAGAATCCCCCCGCCTGCCAACAGTAGCCGCTATGGCATGCGCAGTAGACTGTACCCCGTGCCCATGCAGGCCATCTCTGAGGGCGAGACGGAGAACTCAGACGGAAGTCCTCAGGACGACCGCTCATCACAGGGCTCCACGTAG